The proteins below are encoded in one region of Methanospirillum lacunae:
- a CDS encoding glycosyltransferase family 4 protein, giving the protein MNTIGITTGNLKKNSTGMGTYSFQIIERLKPDFDIEIIKHPDGDPIDGCRIVDHNIIPGPYWYYSWSKSLTLAKRSLKKVDILHNIGQYPISPSISKKYAITIYDLIPILYPSYVTPFYAMQSRIYLPNILRKASLILSISEYTKKDIVGKYHVDPDKIHVTHLGVSDHFHPSTQSEIRSLRKKYNLINPFILFVGAIEPKKNISTIIKAYHKIRQKNSDIDLVIAGKKSWKYQEVFSLVDSLKLNENVHYLQFVPYEDLPILYSAASVFVFPSNYEGFGLPPLEAMKCGTPVIVSNKSSLPEIVGSEGIMVEPDNFEDLAVKIQTIFTDESIQDEHIMYNLTRSKEFTWERCANATKDAYNAIL; this is encoded by the coding sequence TCATTCCAGATTATTGAAAGACTTAAACCAGACTTTGATATTGAAATTATAAAACACCCTGATGGTGATCCAATCGATGGATGTCGAATTGTGGATCATAATATAATACCTGGACCATATTGGTATTATTCTTGGAGCAAAAGTCTAACATTAGCAAAACGATCCTTGAAAAAGGTCGATATCCTTCATAATATTGGACAATACCCCATTTCGCCTTCAATATCTAAAAAGTACGCAATAACGATATATGACTTGATTCCCATACTATATCCTTCATACGTTACACCTTTTTACGCTATGCAATCAAGAATTTATCTACCTAATATCCTGCGGAAAGCATCTCTAATACTCTCAATATCGGAGTACACAAAAAAAGATATTGTCGGAAAATACCATGTTGATCCTGATAAAATTCATGTTACCCATCTTGGAGTATCAGACCATTTCCATCCCTCAACCCAATCAGAGATTCGATCTCTACGTAAAAAATACAACTTAATTAATCCCTTTATTCTTTTTGTCGGGGCAATCGAACCCAAAAAAAATATTTCTACAATAATTAAGGCTTATCACAAAATTAGACAAAAGAATTCTGATATAGATCTGGTCATCGCCGGAAAAAAATCTTGGAAATATCAGGAAGTTTTTTCCTTAGTAGATTCCTTGAAATTGAATGAAAATGTCCATTACCTTCAATTTGTACCCTATGAAGACCTCCCCATCCTCTATAGCGCAGCTAGTGTGTTTGTTTTTCCCTCAAATTATGAAGGCTTTGGTCTTCCCCCTCTTGAAGCAATGAAATGTGGAACGCCAGTAATTGTATCAAACAAATCATCGCTTCCAGAAATTGTGGGATCTGAAGGAATTATGGTTGAACCTGATAATTTTGAAGACCTTGCGGTAAAAATTCAAACCATTTTTACAGATGAATCAATTCAGGATGAGCATATTATGTATAATCTTACCCGCTCAAAGGAGTTCACTTGGGAGCGATGTGCAAATGCAACTAAAGATGCATATAACGCAATACTATAA